A window of Stenotrophomonas indicatrix genomic DNA:
CAGCAGGCGTAGGTAGCGATAACCAGCTGGCGGCGGCACTTGGCGTCGGCCGCTCAGCTATCAGCAATTACAGGCACGCAAGGGCGTTACCGGACCCGGTGGTCTGCGCAACCATCGCCGGATTAAGCGGAATTCCATTGGCGCGTGTCCTGGGGATCGTCGGCGAGGCGCGTGCAATCAGCCGAGAAGAAAAGGCGGTATGGCGCAAGTTGGCCGCAACCGCCATGGCGCTGTGCCTGGCCGTTGGGTTTGCCCTACCCCAGAAAGCTCAGGCCGCTGCTACGGGCTTCGATAAGGCCGCAGTCTATACATTATGCGAAATGCCATATCTGCCGTTGTTGGCTTCGTTGGCTCTGCTTGGCAATGGCTGCGGCTCTGGCTCGGCTCTTGCCTCCCTGTTCGTTCCCCCGACAAGGGCGAGCTCGCAGCATGATCAAGATTGATCCGCACGACCGCATAGATCTAACCGGCCCTTGGGCCGGTTGTCGCGCCAGCGCGTGTGAGGCGCACCCGTAAGGTGCAGCCCCTACACCCCGGCAGTTCTAAAAATCGGCCCCCACGCGGTGACAATGACGCAGATCACGACTGCAAGGGCCTGGACCATGCAGAGGGTTTTAGTCCACTCAACTGCACGGATTAAAGTATCCCGGCTGGCTATGTCGAGAGGCTTCTCAAGGACGCCCCTTATCCGGCGGCGCAGGTGCCAAGGCAATAGATGGACAATTGCGAGCTGGACGCCTTGTGGCAAAGGGTCAACGTGTGACGGCATCTTGTCGCCAAATGTTTGAATAGCCTGTTCGTATGCGCCCCGAGCGGCATTGTGGCTAATTAGGCGATATTTGACCCAGAAGCCCAGCATTATGCTGAGGCCAAGGGTGTTCAAGAGCGGAAGAACTCCGCTGCCCACAACGAGCGTCACGCCGTCTGGATTGGAGAGCACGAGGGCGAAGGCTGCAGCGCAGCCACCCGTAATCCAAGCGGAAAACTGCCCAGCCTCTTTGGCTACGCTAAATGCGGCCGCCCTGCAAATTACGACCGCGGCCGCCTTCTCCCCCTCGGTTGATGAAGTGCTCATCCTTTCCCCTTGCGTTCGGCTTAGATGATCAAGGAATCCTAATGCCGACATAACGTAGACATAGGCCGTTCACTAACAGAGATGACTGCACCCAGCATAGAGCCAGGCGATGCGTGTACGACCTGAGTGGATGCAAGCTGACTGTCGATGAATCGCGACTTCTTCATGGGATCTCCTCGGGTTAGGTTACGAGAAAATTCCACTTCTGGCTGCGGCCAACCTGCGGGGGATTACCCAAGGCTCTGGCTTTGAACAGCGTCGTAGGGACGGTGCAGGGTGGCAGTTCGACCAGGTAGGCCAAGAAGTGCTAATCCAGCTAACCGTAAGCTTAATGATCCAGGGCGCCGTGCGCGAGCCTTCCCTTCACCTCCAACAGCGCGAAATCCAATATCTGATAGGCCACCCGTACCGCAGTGGCGTGGCCGGCCGCGACGACAAACAGCCCGGCGAACGAGATTGTGGCAGCAATGGCTGGGAAGATGCTCGCCTTCAAAGTGTCCGGCGAAATAGCCGGGGAAAGCACGCGTGCCGTGACAAGCCAAAACAAGGCACCCCAGAGGATGCCAACAAACCAGTTGAAACGCGCCATTCGCTCGGTCGTTTGCGTTTTCACGAGTTGCACCCCGGAGGACAAACGCTCCAACTCCGCCTGATCCTTCACGAATTCCTCGATAGCGCCTGCAAGCATTCCAATAGACCTTGCGGTGACACCAGCAAGGACCGTCCGAGTAGGAAGGCCGAAGTAGACGCTAACAACGCTCAGCGCGAGCGCGGCGAGGACCATGACAGGATCGAAGGCCGTCTCGAGAAGGAAGAGTCCAATCACGAAGATGAGCGTAAGGACGAAGATCCAGAGCAGACGTTTCCAGATGATGCCGAAGCCACTCATGACTAACCATGGGCCGACTAAAAGCTCTTCTGAAAGTGCGCGCAGCCCGTCTTCCTTCACCCAAAGCGGTGGTCGGTCGACGACCGCGTATTCCGCGAGCCTGACTACTGACCGGATCTTCTCAAACTCCATTTCCCCTCCTTTGAATCACCCAGCTCCTTCAAGACCCAGCAGGTCTGCTCTGGGTCGGATAAGGCCCGAGCCAAGTGCCGCGACGCGTCACGACCGATCAACGCCCCATTGGCGCCCCACCCCACTCCCCCTATAGTGCCAGTCCTTACAAGGACCAGGCACCAATATGCCCTACATCGGAATCGGACTCCACGTACTGGCAGCCATCTACTTCGCGGTCCACGCCATCCGCTCAGGCCAGAGCCTCTACTGGCTGATCCTGCTCTTCTCGTTCCCTCTGCTGGGCAGCGTCGTCTATTTCCTGGCGATCTACTTCCCGGAAGCCCGCAATTCGCGCGGCGCGCGGCAGGCAATCCGCTCCGCAAAGCAGCTCATGGACCCGGGCCAGGACCTGCGTAACGCACGCGCTGAGCTGTCGCGAACGCCCACCGTACAGAACCGGGTTCGTCTTGGCATGACGCTGCTGGATGCAGGCCAAGCGGATGAAGCCAGGACCCTGCTTGAGCAGGCGGTCAGCTCGCCACTGGGTGACGACCCCTACATCCTTACTGGTCTGGCGCGTGCCCGCCTCGAGTCCGGGCACGCCGCGCTTGCAGTCGAAACGCTGGACGGCCTGTTCGCCCGCCATCCGGATGTGCGCCGCAAGCCGGAACAGACCCTGCTCTATGCGCAGGCACTGGCCGCCGCCCAAGCAACTGGCACCCGCGCCGCGTTCGAGCGTGCGGTTGAATGCGGAAACGATGCGGCCGCCCGCTGCCTGTACGCCGAGTGGCTGATGGCACAACCGCAGCCCGCTGATCGCGAGCGAGCCCGTGACCTGTTGGACAGCATCATCGACGATGCCCAGCATTGGTCACACCACGCGCGCGCCCACAATGCCGCATGGCTGGAACGGACCAAAGCAGCATTGAAGGGCTACTGACGACTGGAAATCCTGGACAACGCTGTCGCATTCGCCTCGACCTCAGTCCGACTAGGCGGATGCCGACAGCACGCAGAACTGCACTTTTGATGCCGGGGACGGCCTTGCAGGCCAAGCCTCTAGCGCCCTTCCCCGCCATACAACGATTCTGAAAACGTCGAAAACGGCGACGGCATTGCCCTTACTGTATTGGCATCGCGCGCAACCGGGCGTATTCCTTGCCATGCCACCGAACACCGGTGGTCGGGCTTCGAAACCCCGGTTGTACGCTGATGTTTACGCTTGCCAGCCGGCACCACCGCGCGTGGTGCCGGCTGGCAATCCGTCTGCCGGCTATGGCGGGCGGTGCGTGGGGGCCTTGTGCCCGCCGGTTTAGCGTACGCCGGGTTTCGAACCACGCATCGTCCGCCACCTTTATCGGTGGCGGCTTCTGCCTGCACGCAAGGAGCCCCGCCATGACCTACTCCCCCGCCCCACAGCCCATCCACGAGGCGCCCTCGGCCGGGCCTACCGTGGATCCCAACACCCTCATCGCGCTGCTGCACAGCATCGGCTCGGGCGTGGCCGCCAACGGCCAGCCCTGGCCAGAGCGGCATCAGCTGCGCGGCCGGCAGATGGCGCTGGCCGATGCCGACTGCTCGCTGACGGGCCTGCGCGTGGTGCTGGAAGTGCTGCTGGCGGCAGAACGCACCCGCCAGAACGGCGAGCCGGAGCAGTACGTCGGCGACCGGGTGATGGAAGGGCTGATCATGGCCGGCATGGGGCTCGCAGCCCACGCAAGCGAACGGCTGCAGCCTGCAGACTGAAGGGTCACTTCGGTGGGGCCTGAAATGAAGGTGCGCCACGGGGTGATGTGGGCGCTCTTTCTGGCGCTGGTCGTTGCCGTACAGATGCATTTGCCAGAGCCTGTTGAGCCGGAAGTGCTCGCGTACCGTGATGTACCCGATGAGACATTCTGGATGCTGCGACGCCACGCGCTTCGATTCGCAGAGGCGCGGGCACGGGAGGGCTTCGAGTTCCTGGAGGGGACGCCCGCTTCGGCGTCCTTCCAGATCCTGTGCAAGGGTGCGCCGGTGCTGCACGTAGAGAGGCAGCCGCCGCTTCTGCTGATCCGGATTGCGCTGGGTACCGAGCATCGGGCGCCTGCGATCTACCCCCTGCAGGCCACGCTGCAGTGGCCACTGGTGCCGTTGACCTATCTGGAGCAGGTCCTGTCTGGCGTGCAGGACCCTGCGCTGCAGGATCGGCTGCTACTGACGCTTGCTGGCGATGTGCCTGAGGATGAGCGGTGTGGCGTGCGGAGGTAGTAGTACAACCCCGGCGACGCCAACGCCTCACCCACCCTGCCCCAGCTCGCGCGCAAGGAACGGCGCCGTCCTGCTGCCCTTGGCGCGCGCCACCTGCTGCGGCGTTCCCTTCGCCACGATGGTGCCGCCCGCAGCACCTGCGCCAGGCCCAACGTCAATCACCCAGTCCGCCTGCACGACCGCGCGCATGTCATGCTCGATCATCACCACCGTATTGCCCGCGTCCACCAGTCGCTGCAGCTGCACCAGCAGCCTGTCCGCGTCCGATGCATGCAGGCCGGTGGTGGGTTCGTCCAGTACGTAGAGCGTGCGCCCGCGCTGGCTGCGCTGCAGCTCGGTCGCCAGTTTGATGCGCTGTGCTTCGCCGCCTGAGAGCTCCGTGGCTGGCTGGCCCAGCCTCAGATAGCCCAGGCCGATCTCCTGCAGCAGTTGCAGCGGGCGGGCAATGGCCTCTTCCTCGATGAAGAACGTGTGCGCCTGGTCCACCGTCATCTGCAGGACCTCGGCGATGTTGCGCTCATTCCACAGCACCTTCAGCGTCGCCTCGTTGTAGCGGGCGCCATGGCAGGTGGGGCACGGCGCATAGACGCTGGGCATGAACAGCAGTTCGACGCTGACGAAACCTTCGCCTTCGCAGGTCTCGCATCGGCCCTTGGCCACGTTGAACGAGAAACGGCCGGCATCGAAACGCCGGCGGCGCGCGGCGGGCGTGGCGGCGAACAGCTTGCGCACGTGGTCGAACAGGCCGGTATAGGTGGCCAGGTTGGAGCGTGGCGTGCGGCCGATGGGCTTCTGGTCCACCTGCACTACCCGCTGGATGGCGTCCACATCGCCGGCCAACCGGCCTCGGGTCGCTTCGATCACGGTCGGCGCGTCGGTGGGCGCACTCTCGGCGCTGTTGTCCTCGGGCTCATGCCCCAGGTGCAGCAGCACCAGCTCGGGCAGTGCCTGCGCCATCAGGCTGGATTTGCCCGACCCCGAAATGCCGGTCACTGCGGTCAGCAACCCCAGCGGCACCTGCGCGTCCACACCCTGCAGGTTATGGCGGTGGATGCCCTTCAGCTCCAGCCAGCTGCTGGCGCTGCGCTGCCGACTGGCGGCCGCGGGCACCTGGTCGAACAGATACCGGGCGGTGCGCGACTCCTGGACCTTTCGCAGGCCGTCGGGCTCGCCACTGTAGAGAACGCGCCCGCCGTGCTCACCCGCCTCCGGGCCAACATCCACCAGCCACTGCGCGCGGCGCATCAGCTCCAGGTCGTGTTCGACAACGAACACCGAGTTTCCGCCGTCGCGCAACCGGTCCAGCGCGTCGTACAGCGCCTGGCTGTCGGCGGGGTGCAGGCCGGCCGAGGGTTCATCAAGCACGTACAGCACGCCAAACAGCAACGAGCTGAGCTGCGTGGCCAGCCGCAGGCGCTGCAGTTCGCCGGCCGACAGGGTTGGCGTGGCGCGATCCAGCGAGAGGTACCCCAGGCCCAGGCCTCGCAGCTGGTGTACACGCGCCATGACGCCGCCTGCCAGCCGCTGCGCGGCCAAGCGCTTCTCTTCTGACAGGGCCGAGGTCAGCCGCACGTCGGGGGCCCCAGCATGGACAGGGCGGCCGCTTGCAGCCCGCTGCGTGCGATCGCGTTTCGTGGCGCTGCCGCTGGTACGCGCGCCGCGGCTGTGCGCGCTGAAATCGCCCTGCGCGATGGGCCCCAGCAGGTCCGCCAACTGGTCCAGCGGCAACCGCATGAACTCGCCGATATCCACACCGGCAAAGGTGACCGAAAGCGCTTCCGGCTTCAGGCGCTTTCCGTGGCAGGCCGGGCACAACCTGCCTTCCATGTAGCGTGAAACGCGCTTGCGCATCAGTGCGCTCTGGGTGTTGGCAAAGGTGTGCAGCACGTAGCGGCGCGCACCGGTATAGGTGCCCATGTAGCTGGGTTCCAGCTTGCGCTTCAGTGCGGCACGGGTCTCTGCGGGCGTGAAGCCGGCATAGACCGGCACGGTTGGCGTTTCCTCGGTGAACAGGATCCAGTCGCGGTCCTTCTTCGGCAGCTTCTTCCACGGCACGTCGATGTCGTAGCCCAGCGTGACCAGGATGTCGCGCAGGTTCTGGCCATGCCATGCCGGCGGCCAGGAGGCGATGGCACGTTCACGGATGCTCAGCGACGGATCCGGAACCATCAGCGCTTCGGTCACCTCGTACACATGCCCCAGGCCGTGGCAGGTGCTGCAGGCGCCCTGCGGCGTATTGGGCGAGAAGTCCTCGGCGTACAGCATGGGCTGGTTGGCCGGGTAGGCCCCTGCGCGCGAGTACATCATGCGCACCAGGCTGGACAGCGTGGTCACGCTGCCCACCGAGGAACGTGCATTGCTGGCGCCGCGCTGCTGCTGCAACGCCACCGCCGGCGGCAGGCCGTCGATGGCATCCACATCGGGTACGCCCGCCTGGTCGATCAGGCGCCGCGCGTATGGCGCTACGGACTCGAAGTAGCGCCGCTGCGCCTCGGCAAAGACCGTACCGAAGGCCAACGACGACTTACCCGACCCCGACACCCCGGAGAACACCACCAGTGCATTGCGCGGAATGGAGACATCGACATTCTTGAGGTTGTGCTCGCGCGCGCCGCGCACCTCCACGCAACCGCTGGCTGCGGCAGCGCATGAGGATTCACCGAAAGGGTTGTTGGACATCGTTGCGTTCCTGCAGGCAGTGAGCGGTGCGCCCTGGAGCGCGCCCAAGGCTGCATTTTCGCTGCTGCGAGGTGAATGTGGTGAGGGCACGACCGAAGCGCGTGCACCGCCCCCTCATCCTGGGCTGGACTCAGCCCGCAGGCTGCATCCCGCTGGGCGTTGCCCGGCGCGACGCCGCCAGATAGCGACAGTACTTGCCGATGAAGATGCCGGTGAATCCGCCAGACAGCAGGAGATAGGCGGCGCTGAAACCCGCGTTGCTGCTCAGGCCGGGCGCCACGGCGAGCGCCGTTTCAAAACCGTACTTGATGACGAAAGTGACCAGCAGCAGTGGCAGCAGGCTGTAGTCGGCACTGCGCCACAGCATGCCCGTGGAGGCGTCTACGGTCAGCGTTGCCCGGCGCAGCAGCAGCCAGCCCACTGCTGCGCCCGCGCAGATGCCGGCCAGCCATTCGCCCCACGCCAACGGCAAGCCGCCATAGCGGTGGCTGATCGACCAGATGCCCCAGGCGCTGAACAGCGCCGGCACGATGGCCAGCTTCCGCAGCGAGGTCTGCCCCGGCCGCATGGCCGCGATGCCGCGCGAGACCAGGAACGCCAGAAGCACCCAGACCCAGATGGGGGTCTGCCAGAGGAGTTGCTGCAGCAGGTTCACGGGAGGTCCTTTCGGTGAGTGCCGGCCATGCAGGCGGCGGTGGCGCTCACTATTGGCGGTACGCATTGCCCGGACAAGTGACAGGTGTCAGCGATACGGCCTGCACCCTGTCCTCTGTGCGGCTGCAAGGCGATGCAGGAATGCCTACTTGCCGGTCATCTTCAATGCGGCCTCCGGCAGACGTGCGCCACTGATGCTGATCTGCGCCATTTCGTTATCGATTTTCGCCAGGTCGTCCTTATCCAGCACCAGATCCACTGCGCCCAGATTCTCATCCAGCCGATGGCGCTTGGTCGTGCCCGGGATCGGCGAAATCCACGGTCGCTGTGCCAGCAGCCAAGCCAAAGCGACCTGGGCCGGCGTGGCGCCCTTCCCTGCAGCCATCGCCTTCACCACGTCCACCAACGCCATGTTGGCCCGGCGTGATTCGGCGGAGAAGCGCGGCACCGCATTGCGGAAATCCGTTGCATCGAACTGCGTGTGCTCGTCGATCTTTCCCGTCAGGAAGCCCGCACCCAGCGGGCTGAAGGGTACGAAGCCAATGCCCAGTTCCTCAAGAAGGGGAAGCAGCTCTGCTTCGGGCTCACGCCAGAACAGTGAGTACTCGCTCTGCACAGCCGTCAGCGGCTGCACTGCATGCGCCCTGCGGATTGTCTGCGCACCCGCTTCGGACAGGCCGAAATGCGCGACCTTGCCCTCTGCAATGAGCGCCTTCACGGTATCGGCAACCTCTTCGATGGGCACCGCCGGGTCAACACGGTGCTGGTACAGCAGGTCGATGCGCTCGGTGCGCAGCCGCTTCAGGCTGGCTTCGACAGCTGCCCGGATGTGTGCAGGCTGGCTGTTGGTGCCTGCGCCGCGGGCACCGGTGACCGGGTCGATGTCGAAGCCGAACTTGGTGGCGATCACCACCTGGTCGCGAACGGGTGCCAGTGCCTCGCCCACCAGTTCTTCGTTGGCAAAGGGGCCGTAGGCTTCGGCCGTGTCGAAGTGGGTGATGCCGCGCTCCACCGCCGTGCGGATCAGCGCGATCATCTCCTGCTTGTCGGCGGCCGGGCCATATGCCGAACTCATGCCCATGCAGCCCAGGCCGAGGGCGGAAACTTCAAGGCCTTGTCCAAGGGTACGGAACTTCATGGTTGAATCCTCATCGGGCAGTGTGCGGAGTGGCCAACCAGGCGTTGACGCTCTCCATGGTTTTGCGCTCCTGGTCGGCCTGCATCACGAATGCCTCCAGGATGCGTGCGTTGGGCGCATGGCGGGCGAGCACGCGCAGGCTGCTGCCCACGCCGTAGCCGCCATGGGTGATGAACGGCACGATGGTCTTGCCACTCATGTCGTGCTGCGACAACAGCGATCGAATGATCGGCGGCGCGGTCTCGCCCCAGATTGGAAAGCCCAGGTACACGGTGTCATAGCGATCAATGTCGACAATGCGGGTGCGCAGTGCAGGCTCTACCCCGTCGTCGCGCTCCTGTCGCGCCTTGGCTACCGTTTCAAGATAGTCCGCCGGGTAGTCGATGGCAGGCGCTACCTGGAACAGGTCGCTGGGCATGCTGCGATGAATGAGCCCGGCAACCACCCGGGTGTTGCCCGAACGTGAGAAGCAGGCAACCACTGTCCGTGCGCCTGATCGACCAGCGGCCGTGCCTTCCTGCGGCGCTGCGGCCGAACATCCCAGCGGCAGTGAAGC
This region includes:
- a CDS encoding tetratricopeptide repeat protein, whose translation is MPYIGIGLHVLAAIYFAVHAIRSGQSLYWLILLFSFPLLGSVVYFLAIYFPEARNSRGARQAIRSAKQLMDPGQDLRNARAELSRTPTVQNRVRLGMTLLDAGQADEARTLLEQAVSSPLGDDPYILTGLARARLESGHAALAVETLDGLFARHPDVRRKPEQTLLYAQALAAAQATGTRAAFERAVECGNDAAARCLYAEWLMAQPQPADRERARDLLDSIIDDAQHWSHHARAHNAAWLERTKAALKGY
- a CDS encoding DUF6622 family protein codes for the protein MNLLQQLLWQTPIWVWVLLAFLVSRGIAAMRPGQTSLRKLAIVPALFSAWGIWSISHRYGGLPLAWGEWLAGICAGAAVGWLLLRRATLTVDASTGMLWRSADYSLLPLLLVTFVIKYGFETALAVAPGLSSNAGFSAAYLLLSGGFTGIFIGKYCRYLAASRRATPSGMQPAG
- a CDS encoding aldo/keto reductase; the encoded protein is MKFRTLGQGLEVSALGLGCMGMSSAYGPAADKQEMIALIRTAVERGITHFDTAEAYGPFANEELVGEALAPVRDQVVIATKFGFDIDPVTGARGAGTNSQPAHIRAAVEASLKRLRTERIDLLYQHRVDPAVPIEEVADTVKALIAEGKVAHFGLSEAGAQTIRRAHAVQPLTAVQSEYSLFWREPEAELLPLLEELGIGFVPFSPLGAGFLTGKIDEHTQFDATDFRNAVPRFSAESRRANMALVDVVKAMAAGKGATPAQVALAWLLAQRPWISPIPGTTKRHRLDENLGAVDLVLDKDDLAKIDNEMAQISISGARLPEAALKMTGK
- a CDS encoding flavodoxin, translated to MTIPTPNPGRRAVVAALASLPLGCSAAAPQEGTAAGRSGARTVVACFSRSGNTRVVAGLIHRSMPSDLFQVAPAIDYPADYLETVAKARQERDDGVEPALRTRIVDIDRYDTVYLGFPIWGETAPPIIRSLLSQHDMSGKTIVPFITHGGYGVGSSLRVLARHAPNARILEAFVMQADQERKTMESVNAWLATPHTAR
- a CDS encoding excinuclease ABC subunit UvrA, producing the protein MSNNPFGESSCAAAASGCVEVRGAREHNLKNVDVSIPRNALVVFSGVSGSGKSSLAFGTVFAEAQRRYFESVAPYARRLIDQAGVPDVDAIDGLPPAVALQQQRGASNARSSVGSVTTLSSLVRMMYSRAGAYPANQPMLYAEDFSPNTPQGACSTCHGLGHVYEVTEALMVPDPSLSIRERAIASWPPAWHGQNLRDILVTLGYDIDVPWKKLPKKDRDWILFTEETPTVPVYAGFTPAETRAALKRKLEPSYMGTYTGARRYVLHTFANTQSALMRKRVSRYMEGRLCPACHGKRLKPEALSVTFAGVDIGEFMRLPLDQLADLLGPIAQGDFSAHSRGARTSGSATKRDRTQRAASGRPVHAGAPDVRLTSALSEEKRLAAQRLAGGVMARVHQLRGLGLGYLSLDRATPTLSAGELQRLRLATQLSSLLFGVLYVLDEPSAGLHPADSQALYDALDRLRDGGNSVFVVEHDLELMRRAQWLVDVGPEAGEHGGRVLYSGEPDGLRKVQESRTARYLFDQVPAAASRQRSASSWLELKGIHRHNLQGVDAQVPLGLLTAVTGISGSGKSSLMAQALPELVLLHLGHEPEDNSAESAPTDAPTVIEATRGRLAGDVDAIQRVVQVDQKPIGRTPRSNLATYTGLFDHVRKLFAATPAARRRRFDAGRFSFNVAKGRCETCEGEGFVSVELLFMPSVYAPCPTCHGARYNEATLKVLWNERNIAEVLQMTVDQAHTFFIEEEAIARPLQLLQEIGLGYLRLGQPATELSGGEAQRIKLATELQRSQRGRTLYVLDEPTTGLHASDADRLLVQLQRLVDAGNTVVMIEHDMRAVVQADWVIDVGPGAGAAGGTIVAKGTPQQVARAKGSRTAPFLARELGQGG
- a CDS encoding DUF3693 domain-containing protein gives rise to the protein MYIPLEQSLSRGMNMQDINSLLDACKVAAGVGSDNQLAAALGVGRSAISNYRHARALPDPVVCATIAGLSGIPLARVLGIVGEARAISREEKAVWRKLAATAMALCLAVGFALPQKAQAAATGFDKAAVYTLCEMPYLPLLASLALLGNGCGSGSALASLFVPPTRASSQHDQD